In Oncorhynchus tshawytscha isolate Ot180627B linkage group LG24, Otsh_v2.0, whole genome shotgun sequence, the genomic window GAGTTGATATCCTGTGCGTGTTTGTGATCCAGGTGTCCTATGCCATTGGAGTGGCAGCACCATTGTCTATTTCCCTGTTCACCTATGGGTCCTCCCAGAAGAGTGAGAAGGAGCTGCTGCATATTGTCAACAAGAACTTTGACCTCCGGCCTGGGGTCATTGTCAGGTGGGACAATATTCTTGTCAATTTCCCCTCAGTCATACATAAAGTTTTTCCTGATCACTCAACCAGGCCATGAGAAATTCTGGGCCTTAGTTATAAGCAACAAATAGGTtccagagtttttcctgatcagGTCACATGCTAAGAAAATCTTATTGTTCTAgtcttgtgtgcttgtgtgtatgtaaatattCCCTGTCGTCAACACTAAGTGGCAGCAATGGGATTTGACTGGAATACCTTGCTGGATATTTGTCCACAGAGACCTGGACCTGAAAAGGCCCATCTATCAGAAGACGGCCTGCTACGGCCACTTTGGCAGGAAGGAGTTTCCctgggaggtggccaagaacctcAACTTCTAGTGTGTGGTGCGGTAGGCAACGGGCAACGGTGACATGGGCAGCTGTCTATGTTGACCAGTACGCGACAGCCATGCTGGCAGCTGTTAGGGGTACAGGGGAGGGTGGGCAAGGTTGGAGTAAGGGGGAGtgtactctctctcgctctctctttggcTGAAAACTGAAAACCCAAACATCTCGGTCATAAGATAAGGGGCGGTGGCTATGACCTCAATGGTCATCAGATATGTGAGATGGCTGTATGGCATTTTCaaagtgtttttaacatatacTACACACCCCCATACATGTGGCTTGTCTCACAAACACAACCTCCTTTTTGGTGCAGttttcatttttgtttgttttcagtaaTGCCTAAAACATTAAGCTGGATAAAAAAGAAATTAGGTTAACTACACTTGTCCTGTTGTAACCGCTAAAACCGCCTGTTGTTATTAAGCAAATGACCAAATCTAAAGGTAGAATAGCCATACTTTACGTAGCCGTTACATATACTTTaaggcccaatgcagctgtttttttattattatcgCAATATCAAAAAGAAtgtgggtaacaattaaacaccTTACTATAGTAGTtcaaattaaaatggtcaaatagCTTTTTTTGTGCGCAAAAAACAGTGGTCTGAGTGAGGGACCTAATTGGAGGGGCCTAATGGGAAAGGCTATGCATAAAGAAAAAttactgttattggcagagagtatTGTATTTTcaacaatatgatacaaaacacagaaaactattttgactgcactgggtctTTTAATACTAATTGATACCATCAAAGAACATCTGTTAACTACACTCTATTTGACATGCTGTGATTGACATGTGAAGTGGTGTTCATTCTTAATTCCTTTTATCCAAACTTTTTCTAACAAAATTCAGGGAAGGGTTTTCAAGTAAAGTTGATCAATTAGAGGTTCAATAGTATAGTTGAGTGCTTTGTGAAACTTTGTTCAAATCAAGGCACAAATACACAAAATCTCTTTGAAAGAGACACACGACTTCTACATGCTTTTATGTTAGAACGCTTTTATTGTAGAGATATTAACCAGAGGCAGGGCTAGCTTTTTCTGAGCGTGAAGGGTTTAGAGTAAAATGGTATGTCGCCACATTTTGGTTCAATGTAGAAAAAAATGACTGAGAATGTTGTGTCAATGCTGTTACCTTGTCCCGCTTGCTGTAACTGCTCGGAAACCAGATGAACTCAGATCCTTCATATACAGTTTGTCAATAGATAACAGGAAAATGTAAATAGGGTTTTGAACAATAAAACATGAAATGTATACGTCTTTTCATCAGTCTCTATAAGAGTTCATTCTCAGAAAAGGGTTTTATTCTTTGCTGGTGCATTGATAATGCTCACCTTAAAGTAATAATCCACtcaaactatcttttggtatttgtttcattagtccactgttgacacagtcccaaaatgtcttgtatgtcagaaatcaagttttcaagatatggaACTTTCAAAACGCTAATTGTCATAGCCGGTGTGATACATTTTGTATCTCTGCCTGCTTGAACAGCAATTGATCCGATTGGCATGAAACAATGACTAGATAGAAGACAGCtcagagataaaaaaaaaaaaacaggttctAGACGATAAATAGACAGATTTAGATCAAGTAAAAAATGTGTCTATATTCGCATTAATACCTGAAGAATTGAACAGCATACATAAAATAACATGTCTGTATTAACATTTCTTCTTCTTGATATCAATTTGGTACAAAGATACACGTTCAAAGTGATTCACTTCTCTGGTTTGCTTTCTTTCTCACTGTAACACTttctctgcatcagatgacactgcaacaaaaccATTGATCAGGGGGCCCTCTACTGGTTTCACCAAATACAGGTTTTCAGACTCCTTTCGCATAGTCCCTCACAAAATGAAACAACAAGGGTCACTGCACCTGAACAGAACCTCCCTTTACCCTATTTGCTTATATTTCATACAATACAACAATCAAACCTCTGATATAAAACAAATATCTCTGAGCACAGAAAACAACAATACCTCTTTTGTTTGACTTTAACTTCCCTTTAAGTTCCTGTTAAAAGGCACTGAACAGCTGGTGATGTAACAGATTTTCCTGAGTAGAAACAATGCGATGCAGAGTTCAGTGTCTGAATGGCCAAACATAATAACACAGGTACTGACCCAGCCATATTCTGCTTAGTCATTAAAGATTTTTCAGGCACTCAATCAAGACATTGGATCTGATACACGGCAAGCGAACAAGTTCTCGTAATCAAGAGTGATTACGTAATGATGAAAGGAAAAGacggggaaggtgtgtgtgtgtgtgtgtgtgtgtgcacctgcctGTGTTCCTTCCAAAAGGCACTTGTAACATATGTTTGCGATCCACCCTGTACTGTCTACTGCAACGCAGTGCAAATATGGCAATAACATGATATTAGTCTTTGGTCAATGGTTAGAAAAGCTTTGGGTGCTTTAGCTATGTGCAATACCGAGCAGGTCCATTTGGAGGGTGCGTCGTCCTCATGCCCTTTGGTGGTCTATGATTGGTCAGTGATCCACTCTTCCCACTCCAACCCTGTTTGTGATTGGTCAGTGGGCACAGAAGCCTGCCTTTGATAGGCCTACAGCATTGCTATGCCAtctggttggtagtggtggttggGCCCTCCTGCCTCCTCGGCCTTGTGGTCACTGCTGGAAAATCCCTGGACACCCCCTCTGGCCAGCACCATAAGGGTATCCCCGGACATGTCCCCAAACTCAAAGGCAAAGGTCCCAAAGAAGAGCATGATGATGATGCAGAAGAGCCACTCAAAGATGGCGGAGGCGTGTTGCAGGGCAAAGCTCTCCTGGACAAAGAAGACACCGCCTGGGAGGGACAGAGGGTTAAGGAGAACAACAGCACCTATCTAGACAGAGGGACTACTGAGAGATAGCATGTGGAAACACACtttgcgtgcacacacacacacacacacttatatcaACAGCATGTATGCAAAATATGCCTTTATCCAGCAGGGGGCCATGTAACACATACGTACTTCCTTCATGTCtcgctgactctctctctcttacagtgaCGACCAGTGTAAAGGATACTGAAGACCAGGGTGATGAAGGCTAGCAAGCTCATCCCCAGTCGAAGGTGGCCCACGTTATATTCTCTCTGGGTCTTCGCCAGCCGGTAGGTCAGGGCTGactgcagacacacaaacaggataCTGGTGGGAAAAGCCACCCCTGCACCCACGTAGTGAAGCACTTTGGCATAATCCACCTGGAACACAATTACATCAATGTTTATTTTCGACACATAGACGGACGTACGTGTACTTcaaacgcatgcacgcacacacgcatgggTGAGCATGACCCAACaacactacactcttagaaaagagGGTTCCAAAACAGTTATTTCGACTGTCCCCATTGGAGaatccctttttggttccagggagaaTCCTTATGGCTGTGGAacgggttctacatgaaaccccaaaagggttctacctggaatcccaagggttccacctggaaccaaaaagggttattcaaagggttctcctatgcgGAGAGTATAGTCACTGTCAACAGGGTATTACTCTATCTGACTCAAAAGGACTTGTTTCCAGGAAAAGAGAACAATGGATGGATCAGAATAACACTCTAAACCAGAGGAGCTTCAGTATAACCATTCAAAAAGACAGCTGCGAGCAGCAATGAACAggggttcacaggatgacagaaaggacaccAGATCAGTTGGAT contains:
- the LOC112223626 gene encoding transmembrane protein 150A isoform X1 is translated as MSIWVIIPISLPVLTITGIWVVYAMALYNQHVCPVDNWLYNQSCEEKLSLQRGPELCCTLDNVPLISKCGTLPPESCFFSLICSTGSFMVILIGLLRYAHVIEKHQNCVLNTAGLSTGWICAAGLIMVGNFQVDYAKVLHYVGAGVAFPTSILFVCLQSALTYRLAKTQREYNVGHLRLGMSLLAFITLVFSGVFFVQESFALQHASAIFEWLFCIIIMLFFGTFAFEFGDMSGDTLMVLARGGVQGFSSSDHKAEEAGGPNHHYQPDGIAML
- the LOC112223626 gene encoding transmembrane protein 150A isoform X2, with translation MSIWVIIPISLPVLTITGIWVVLYNQSCEEKLSLQRGPELCCTLDNVPLISKCGTLPPESCFFSLICSTGSFMVILIGLLRYAHVIEKHQNCVLNTAGLSTGWICAAGLIMVGNFQVDYAKVLHYVGAGVAFPTSILFVCLQSALTYRLAKTQREYNVGHLRLGMSLLAFITLVFSGVFFVQESFALQHASAIFEWLFCIIIMLFFGTFAFEFGDMSGDTLMVLARGGVQGFSSSDHKAEEAGGPNHHYQPDGIAML
- the LOC112223626 gene encoding transmembrane protein 150A isoform X3; this translates as MSALWITGCIISRVRRSCLYRGVLSCAVPWTMSHSSVILIGLLRYAHVIEKHQNCVLNTAGLSTGWICAAGLIMVGNFQVDYAKVLHYVGAGVAFPTSILFVCLQSALTYRLAKTQREYNVGHLRLGMSLLAFITLVFSGVFFVQESFALQHASAIFEWLFCIIIMLFFGTFAFEFGDMSGDTLMVLARGGVQGFSSSDHKAEEAGGPNHHYQPDGIAML